Part of the Clostridiales bacterium genome is shown below.
ATTTATCTGCAAGCAATGAGTTAATAGGTAAGTACAAACACAGGAGAGAGTTGGTATGTCATCAATCTTATAGATGTATGGGCGGATATATTTATGTGAGTGCAGGAGTAGGTGAATCTACTACAGATTTAGTATTTGGAGGGCATGCAATTATTTCAGAGTCTGGAGATATACTAAATGAGTCGGAGCGGTTTATAGATGATAATCATTTAACAATATCAGATATAGATATACTTAACATAAGTAATGAGAGAATGAAAAATACTTCACACTACAATGAATATGACGTATCTGTTTATAGGAGTGTAAGTTTTAATATAAGACAAATTAAGATGGATAAGTTATATAGACATATTGCAAGGAATCCGTTTGTGCCAAGCGATAAGGAAAAACTTAATAAGACTTGTAAAGAGGCATTTACTATACAAACTATGGGGCTTGCGCAAAGACTAATTCACATAGGCATTGATAAGGTTGTTATTGGTGTATCAGGAGGGTTGGATTCAACACTTGCTTTATTCGTTGCGGTGAATGCTTTTAAATATTTGAACATACCATGTAATAATATAAAAGCTATTACTATGCCGGGTTTTGGGACAACAAATGATACAAAATCTAATGCTGAAATCTTAATAGAGGCCTTGCAAGTTGACAATATTGAAATAGATATAAAGGATGCGTGTCTAAAACATTTTTCTAGCATAGGACATGCTGCTGATATGTACGATGTGACATATGAAAATGTACAGGCGAGGGAGAGAACGCAGATACTTATGGATCTTGCAAATAAGAATAATGCGATTGTAATAGGAACAGGGGATATGTCTGAATTGGCACTTGGTTGGTGTACATATAATGGAGATCATATGTCAATGTATGGTGTTAATTCAGGTATACCTAAAACACTGGTCAGGTGTATAGTGAACTGGATTAAGGAATCTGAGGATGATAATAGAATAAAAAAAGCATTGACTGGAATTATTAATACGCCAATTAGCCCTGAGCTTATACCAACTAAGGGAAATGATAAAAATATACAAAAAACAGAGGATATTATAGGTAAGTACGATTTGCATGATTTCTTTTTGTATAATTTTATGAAGCATGGTTCAAGTCCTAGCAAGGTGTATTTTTTGGCTAAGGAAGTGTTTGGTGAAGATAAAAATGGTATAATAAAGGATACATTAAAGACATTTGTAAAGAGATTTTTTGGACAACAGTTTAAGAGATCTTGTATGCCAGATGGAGTAAAGATAGGTCATGTTGGGCTATCACCTAGAGGAGATTTAAAGATGCCGAGTGATGCAAAAGGTGATATTTGGCTAGATGATTTAGATGAAATATAACAAAAGGAGAATTGAATGAGGTATATTGTTAACAATATCAAACTCTCTATTGATCAAGATATATCAGAGTTAAATGATAAAGTGGCACGTAAGTTGCGTATTAGTCAAAGCGACATAAGAGAGCTTGATGTAGTGAAAGAGTCAATTGATGCTAGAGATAAGGGAAATATAAATTTTGTATATTCAGTGAGAGTTTATGTAGATAAAAAGATTCGCGGACGTTATGATAGGGATGTGCGCTTGGTTTCGGATACCAAAAAAGAAGATTTAGTAGTGGGAAACAGAGAAAAACTAATGCATAGACCTGTAATTATAGGTCTTGGTCCAGCTGGACTGTTTTGTGGACTGATATTAGCCAAGAATGGTTATAGACCTTTA
Proteins encoded:
- a CDS encoding NAD(+) synthase; the protein is MNHGFVRVAAGVIKVSVANTKSNATNIVDIIKEAYSKGVQILVCPELSITSYTCQDLFFQNKLLDEAKKSLEYIVRKTSTIDTVSIVGVPLLYNSKLYNCAVVIQKGHILGIVPKSYIPNYGEFYEKRWFVSGKDIKNKQMQLFEENVPFGVDLIFRDARDSNITFGIEICEDLWAVIPPSSLLSRAGANMIFNLSASNELIGKYKHRRELVCHQSYRCMGGYIYVSAGVGESTTDLVFGGHAIISESGDILNESERFIDDNHLTISDIDILNISNERMKNTSHYNEYDVSVYRSVSFNIRQIKMDKLYRHIARNPFVPSDKEKLNKTCKEAFTIQTMGLAQRLIHIGIDKVVIGVSGGLDSTLALFVAVNAFKYLNIPCNNIKAITMPGFGTTNDTKSNAEILIEALQVDNIEIDIKDACLKHFSSIGHAADMYDVTYENVQARERTQILMDLANKNNAIVIGTGDMSELALGWCTYNGDHMSMYGVNSGIPKTLVRCIVNWIKESEDDNRIKKALTGIINTPISPELIPTKGNDKNIQKTEDIIGKYDLHDFFLYNFMKHGSSPSKVYFLAKEVFGEDKNGIIKDTLKTFVKRFFGQQFKRSCMPDGVKIGHVGLSPRGDLKMPSDAKGDIWLDDLDEI